CTACTCCGACTACCGACTAATCCTACACATTAATGTACACACTTTCTCTACAACTACAGCTATCTACAGCTTTAGGCTATGCATAATTGTCCTCAGGTATTCTAGATAATTTTAAGGTGTGGTTGACAAGTTACAGCATGACTAACCATGCCGATACAGCAGTGAAACCAGACAGGAATactcaatacaaaaaaaatgttaCATTATAATTGGATACGTTGTTTATTTAATAATTAATTGTCAATACTTCAATCGCAGTGATCGTCCGTTATGAAGGAAGATATACTAATTAAATGTGTGGATAAAGGAGGATTTGAAGTTTCTCACCTTTGGCTTGGAGCGTCACATCCAGAAAAAGAATCGAAAGCAATAAACATATATACAATTTCCCCATTGCCGACGTGTATCGAATCGtttgacaaaaacaaaacaaatatatagCCTAGATAATTAGATATACGATGTATAACTTGTTTGAGTCCAGCCAAGTCACATTTTATGGACGACCTGAGTCGAGTCGAGTTTGTAACGTACTATACATGCGTATAGGCGTGTGCCCTCACGGCGAATAAACCGCCCCACTGTAAAACAAATCACTCACATGCGGACATCCGaagaaataaatatttttttagacAGTTCCGCATTGGTTGACTAACTGTtccaaaaatataacaatatgttGGCTCACCAACATATTTCACATCTTGACATCTTGACATCTGTATTCATATATGGACATCTCGATATATGAATACAATGACGGAACAATACTGATATTTTATGTATTCCTTGTTTATATTTATAGTTTATAGTGTATATAGTTATATTTTCATGTAACTTCTATGTTCTGTGACATGGCTAGTGTGACATGGATAGTGTGACATGGAGGGAATCAGATTGACCAATGACTAATTCAGGAAATGCCTGTCTAGAATAAATTAGGGTCTCTGAAATTAACAGTTTAGTCTTTTCCTGTCAGATGCTGGAACAAAACTTCtctgcacatgcatgtgtgtgtgtgtgtgtgtgtcactcactATCTTTCAATTCCAGAGAGGAAACCACTGTGGTCTTTAGAGACTCATGTCACGAACagatttgagagagagaaagaaaggcatTTCCCTGCTCACAGTACTGAGATTGTGGTGAGACGGTCAGTATAGATAGTAAAAAGTCAGTTTCCCATGGAATCACAAGATTGAGAAAAACAACCCAGTAGGATGTGTGCAACCAATATACGTTGTGCTATCGGACGACAACACAATCTTCAACTCGAAAAGGTTTACAGGAAATCAGCCGGTAGCATGAGACGCCAGGAAATGCCAGTCTATCTCAGTGTCTGTGTCTCATTATGATTCACTTAAAGACAGCAGGGTCATCTCCCCATCGGGTGTTGTAGCCTAACTGTCCTGTTGTACAGGGACATATGacattttttagtcatttagcagacgctcttatccagagcgacttacagtaagtacagggacattcccccggaggcaagtagggtgaagtgccttgcccgaggacacaacgtcatttgtcacggccgggaatcgaaccagcgaccttctgattactagcccgattctttaaccgctcagccacctgactcccctatgaGTGTTCTGTAAGTTGTTTCATGTCGAGCCAAGTACTTGGTTGTCGAGCCCCCCCCCAACTCTAAGGCCTTGTTCGCAGCTGGCCGCAGGTGGGATCCCTGGCTGCTAACACCGCCTGGTTGTGTTGTCGTGTTTTTCTTGGCAGCGGGTGACACACATGATGCTGGGAAGAGCAGAGATGAGTCTCATGTAAACAAGAACGAcccctaaatacacacacacacacaaacacacagagagctctCAGAGTGCGTCTAAGGCTGTAGGCCGGTGTTGATCTCAAGACACAGATCTGTTATAAACATGTACTGTAACATATACAGGCAGGAAGCTGTGTACCTGAGTCAGGGGAACAGTTTGTGACATCTGCCATTCCACAGCTGCACAGTGAGTGGCACTGACCTCGTGTCAACGTTTACTCCCCCAAGGAAACCGTCCTTCGGTCTACAAACAAGTtctaggtgggggggggggggggctcccagGATTCAGACGAGACGAGCTTGAATGGTGCCTAACATGTTTTATCACATGTCCCCTGGAGAGGGCGATGTTGCACTTGTTTGTTCTAAAGAATCCAACCTCCCAACTGTTTCATGTCAGTTACAttgatctccccctcccctctccccccctcccaccttccctctcaacctcccctctccttctccacctctccctctctccttctcccaccttccctctccctctctccctctccctctccacctccccagaTACTTTTCTCCTCTATACCTGTATCAGGCAATCAAAGATTGAACTGTGAATCAATGATTCACAGTTTATCTTAGGTCTTCATGATTCAATATCAAGAGTTGTTGTTACTGTCAGATCCTTGTCTGAAGCTTTCCTCTGTTGGCAGTGTGAACATTTTCTCTGGTCTGGTGCATCTGCACCCAGTTACATAAACTGACTTGGATCTGCCTGAGTGTGCTTCGTTCCAGACCattccctgccctcccctccacgGCTCAGCCTCTGACACAGCCTCAGCACAGAGGTGAAGAGTAGAAGAACACAGGAGAGGACATATGCGGTCTGGAGTGGAACCCAGCCCTGGACGCTGCCCAGCCCTGGACCCTGCCCAGCCCtggaccctgccctgccctggacGCTGCCCAGCCCTGGACGCTGCCCAGCCCTGGACCCTGCCCAGCCCtggaccctgccctgccctggacGCTGCCCAGCCCTGGACCCTGCCCTGGACCCTGCCCAGCCCTGgacccctcccttccctggacccctcccttccctggacTCTGCCCAGCGAGCTCATGCCTGTGTCAGACCTCTCATCCTCTGGGTccggcctcctcctccgcagGGTGTGAAAGGAGCTGATGTTGACTCAGGAAACGTCCAGCTGGCTAACAGAGTGAGCCGCAGGACTGGGTGTGTTTGGTTGCATCTAGCGTAGGCAAGGATCaaagcaacacaaaacaaacGACGGAAAGTCTTGTAGAGGATAGGCCACGAGAGAGGAATACGTTGGAAAGTATCGCAGAGGAGACAAACTACCGCGATCAGGTGTTCAGGAGAGGTGGTTATAGAGCGAAACTGTTTACTGTTACTGCTGACATTTTGGTTAGAAAGAACATGTCTGGGGGACTGAAACTGAGGAAATAGAAATGTGACTTTAATCTGTGGGACTGTCTGGCTCAGCGTTGGAGCTGCTGAAACTTTGTcccaggagggaggggtcagACTTCCCCCAggatccccctcctctccccctcacacgcACTCCAATGATTTCTCTcctgttttgtgtttctgtttcgAGTCATTTCTTGCCCCGGCACTCCGGATTCGAAGTCTGTCTTTCGCTCTTTtttatcaaacacacacacacacacacacagacatttactCAGAGTCGGAATCTTTTCACAGTTTTCACAAATCTCCAACTGttgtaatatgtgtgttttatcagTCAAGTCTATTCCCTTTAATGAAAGGCTCTTGttaacatctctccctccttctctctctccctctgtccctccctctctccctccttctctccctccgtccctccctctctccctcattctctccatccctccctccctctctccctccttttctccctccctccctacctccctccctccctctctccctccttctctccctccctccctctctccctccttctctccctccctccctcctccttctctccctccctccctcctccttctctccctccctcctccttctctccctccctccctgtcctcctccataaCTGTTGAGAATATCCAGGGTCACACTGTTGAATCCTGTTGTGTTTATTTCACAAAATCTTGGTACACTGAGATCTTTGCAAAGGCAAGATAATGGTTGTTATCTATCTACACTAGTTTCATAAGAAATATCTGTGTCAGCTTGGTGTATGCCCAATTCCAAATAAACTatctacagtaaaaaaaaaactaaagttAAACAGCTGCACAGCTGACAATATCTGCTAGCCAAGGACATCCTCCTAGATCTTTTAGTTTAATGATCGACTTGTGAACAATGGAAGGTGTTTAGTGTAAGAAGACTAAGGCTAAGGCTGTCTGTAAAGCTTAATAAATATGCTGTTATTCTGGAAAACTAAACTACTATTTCCTTGTATAAACTCAAACAATGTTTCAATTACAGACTAGAAATCTAAATAGATTTATAGCAATCTTGTCATAGCTGTTCTTATACTGGGCCTGTGTTGTGTAGTTACTATCTAAGTCGTGTTGGATAGGGTCAATGTAAGACCCACATCTGTGGTCTGTCGATTGTAGGAGTTCAAATCAGTGGTGGCATTATCTTAGCTACCTCTTGTCACATTGTTCTACAGCTTAATATTCAGCAGTCGAATGGAATGTGGACAATTTGTTCTACACTTCAGCTGTCGAAACAACGAGAAGagggtttttttcttttctacaGCCAATTTACTTTCCCAGGGAAAACTGTCCCTGAAAATAGACAGGAAAACAGAAAATGTTTTAAGTGGCAAGCAAGGTCAGATCTGTACAAGAATTCTGTTGATCTACCAAACACACATTGAATGCAGAGTCACATCTGAATAAGGTTTGTTGTTTTAGGTGAAATCCATAAGAAAGGCTGTTTGTTTCATTGTGGACCAGCAGATGTAATTGTCAAGCAGAACAAGTGAACCAAAATGTCTTCCTGTTCATTTTGTATACATCCTGCCTAACAGATCACAATCAGAGTATTTTTTGGGAAGTTCTGAATTTTGTGCAGAGATAGTGTTGTTTGTAAATTAGCATAATTATGGTACCAGCGGTTCAGCAGTGGAAACACAGGTCTACTCCACAAGCTGAGCATCCAATCAAATCAGATTTCTTGCATTTCTAATatctaatattaataataatcgTACAAATATTTTTAGGAACTAATCTTTAAGACCAAAACGTGATTTAAAATTCCACGTTTGGAGTGAATAGCTGACTACATCATAGACTTTGGAAAGGGCATCATTAGGCTGGTTAGTTAGAGGGTCAAATGCTCTACTAGTGTCTAACAGCTTACAGTTGAGAGGAGACTGAATTCGTCAAGAAATTAGATTGTGACACTTCTGTCATAGATATCCATCTTTGCATTTTGTAGTCCTGTGCAGACAAGCACAGATGGTTCCTGTTTCTGGTCAGACAGAAATACATATCTTATCTGTTCTGAAATGGGTATAGGCTATATCTCTTTCAAGCATCATTCAGAAAAAAGATGTGGCCTATTAACGTTTAAAACCCTACTTTTAATGTAAGCATGTCTAATGTTTTTACAACCAATGCGTTATAAATTATAGACAGTCGTTAATAACCAACACAATTTGATGTCTTCCATCCATGGCTTGTTTGTGTGATGACATCAAAAGTAAGGAATGTGGGCTCCGTCGCGTCAGAACCGGGGGGAGGTGACCAACTCGAACATCGGACCGGACAATTACTGGCAGGCACTCTGGACAGCATAGACTGCAAACACCTTCTCTTATATTTGCGGAGGTTTTTTTTTCAGGCTAGAACATTTCACCATGTATCTCAAACTATTTATATTTTTGTTGGTTGGAAACGTTGCAACGGCTGCGTTTTCTAACGGTAAGTTCGCTGGAATTTAATTATTTCTCACATGAGTAATGTTCGTGTTATTTGTTTGTTATAGTTTGTGTGCGGTATACCCAAGAGCATGAATATAACTATATTTGTTTAGTACATGTGTATCTACCTCAACGGAAGATGTGAGCAGACAATGGAGAATGTCATCTAGAAAATGCATTTAGAATAATGTTTCATCTAATACACAATTAGTTTTAATTAAAAATTAATGTTTGAATGCACCATATGACCTCACGATTGGACACAAAGTCACGTTGAAAAGGTTCACATGCATTCCTTTTCCGACGAAAACTGCGACTCACTGCCACACTGTTGATTTCTCTTCAGGGAGTTCCATCGGGAGGTCGTTTACCAGATGGAAGGAGTTGGTCACCGATGAGCCGTTGGATCTAACAGAACTAGACGACATTTTAGTCAACACCTCGGAGCAGAGCACTAACAAGTCAACATCTGGACCCAATAACAGATCCAGACCTGTACCTTGGAACCAGGTGACGCGCAGGTACTACCTGTCAGAGGAGGTGCAGAGCTTCCTCCGCAGCCGGGTGTCCACCATCTTCATCCCGTCGGTCTACGCCCTCATCTTCGTCATCAGCGTGCCGCTCAACGCCGTCGCCGCGGTTACCTTCGCCCGGAAGATCCGGCCCATGAAGCCGGCGGTGGTGTACATGCTGAATCTGGCGTGCGCCGACCTCCTCTTCGCCCTCCTGCTGCCCTTCAAGATGTCCTACCACTTCGGCGGCAACGACTGGACGTTCGGCCCGGGGATGTGCAGCTTGGTCACGGCTGCCTTCTACTGCAACATGTACTGCTCGGTCCTCCTCATGGCCTCCATCAGCGTGGACCGACTGCTGGCTGTGGTCTACCCCATCCAGTCTCTGTCCTGGAGGAGCCCCAGGAACGCGGCGCTAGCCTGCGCCGGCATGTGGGTCCTGGCTGTGGGCGGCTCCCTGCCTCTTCTCGTCTCCCGGCAGGACTTGTACCACGAGCAGCTGGGCCTCACCAC
This is a stretch of genomic DNA from Osmerus mordax isolate fOsmMor3 chromosome 20, fOsmMor3.pri, whole genome shotgun sequence. It encodes these proteins:
- the LOC136964298 gene encoding proteinase-activated receptor 1-like, coding for MYLKLFIFLLVGNVATAAFSNGSSIGRSFTRWKELVTDEPLDLTELDDILVNTSEQSTNKSTSGPNNRSRPVPWNQVTRRYYLSEEVQSFLRSRVSTIFIPSVYALIFVISVPLNAVAAVTFARKIRPMKPAVVYMLNLACADLLFALLLPFKMSYHFGGNDWTFGPGMCSLVTAAFYCNMYCSVLLMASISVDRLLAVVYPIQSLSWRSPRNAALACAGMWVLAVGGSLPLLVSRQDLYHEQLGLTTCHDVLDEDLQGHYLYFFPAFSCLLFFLPLLVTSVCYARVIWALSVVPLGVVGRSRRKARAVVMAAAVLVVFVVCFTPTNSLLVAHFLQFAEGGRAGGADAMYGAYLVSVCVGSLSCCLDPLVYYYGSSQCQRHLASMLCCRDGLKGGKGLYSGSSRSSTRTSSGTSTRITKVNAFQERHSSQCQKLLV